AATTGCTTGGAATCTGCTTTAATAAAAAAGTTAATGTTGAATTGACCCTAAATAGTTTTAAAAAGGATAGTGAGATGCATCCAAATGGCTGGGGGATTGCATTCTATCCAGATGAGTTTGTTAGGGTGATAAAGGAGCCAATTAAAATGAATGATGCCTTATTACCAAGATGTATTAATTGGAATAATATTAAATCAAAGATTTTCATAGCACACATAAGAAAGGCGAGTACTGGAAGTGAATCTTATGTTAATACTCATCCATTTGTTAGAAAATTGGATGATAAAGAGATTGTATTTGCCCACAATGGAACTTTGTTAGGTTATGAGGATTTAGAACTTGATGGCTATTATCCAATTGGAGACACGGATTCTGAGTATGTATTCTGCTATATGCTATCCCAAATTGAAAAGAGAGAAATTACATGGGATAAGGAGGGATTTGATGAATTATTGGATATATTGTTGGATATTAACTACTATGGTGCATTTAATTGCTTATTCTCTGATGGAGAGTATTTATTTGCTTATAGGGATTGTAAAGGAAAGAAAGATTTGCATTTCCTAAAAAGAAAGCCTCCCTATGGAAAAATTAGGTTGAAGGATGAAGATTATGTTATAAACTTAGGAGACGTTAAGAATGTGAGCGAAGAGGGGTTTATTATTGCTACAAATCCTTTAACTAATGAAAATTGGGAATCTTTTGAAAATGGAGAGTTGATAGTATTCAAAAATGGGGAAATGATTTACTCTAATAAAAGATTAACAGATTTAGAGTTAAAAATCTTAAAAATCCTTAGAAAAAGCCCACATAGAGTTAGTTTAAAGAAAATTATTGAAAATATTAGAAATTCATACAGAAATATTGAATACACATCACATATGGTAAAAATTGGAATTAAAAGTTTGTTAGACAAGGAATATATTAAGCAAGATAGCACGGATTCTGTAGATTGGGATGATTTGGAAGCAACATTTTATACAAG
This genomic stretch from Methanocaldococcus sp. harbors:
- a CDS encoding class II glutamine amidotransferase — translated: MCELLGICFNKKVNVELTLNSFKKDSEMHPNGWGIAFYPDEFVRVIKEPIKMNDALLPRCINWNNIKSKIFIAHIRKASTGSESYVNTHPFVRKLDDKEIVFAHNGTLLGYEDLELDGYYPIGDTDSEYVFCYMLSQIEKREITWDKEGFDELLDILLDINYYGAFNCLFSDGEYLFAYRDCKGKKDLHFLKRKPPYGKIRLKDEDYVINLGDVKNVSEEGFIIATNPLTNENWESFENGELIVFKNGEMIYSNKRLTDLELKILKILRKSPHRVSLKKIIENIRNSYRNIEYTSHMVKIGIKSLLDKEYIKQDSTDSVDWDDLEATFYTRKGKRKKIDKKLKEFERKETGNILY